Proteins encoded within one genomic window of Calonectris borealis chromosome 1, bCalBor7.hap1.2, whole genome shotgun sequence:
- the LOC142090023 gene encoding olfactory receptor 10R2-like has protein sequence MNETKVMEFVLIGFSDFPDLQIPLFIFFFLTYLVILTGNVLLMTIIRLHRHLHIPMYFLLSILSFSETCYTFTVIPKMLVNLITEKKSISFTGCAAQMFFFLGFGGTNCMLLTAMGYDRCVAICKPLHYRLLMNDTVCSQLVAFAVVTGFTLSLILTYFIFTLPFCGEKEINHFFCDMGPVIQAACTQNNGIEIVIFIICIVVVFGSFLLIILSYILIFNTILKIPSTEGKRKAFSTCASHLTVVVVHFGCASIIYLRPKSTYSLEEDTLISVTYTVVTPLLNPVVYSLRNKDVQLALRKSLGRKLCTWMT, from the coding sequence ATGAATGAAACCAAAGTGATGGAGTTCGTCTTGATTGGATTTTCAGATTTTCCAGATCTTCAGATTccattatttatcttttttttcctgacttacCTGGTCATCCTCACTGGAAATGTCCTGCTAATGACAATTATCAGGCTTCACCGTCACCTTCACATCCCCATGTATTTCCTCCTTTccattctctctttttcagaaacTTGCTATACATTTACTGTCATTCCCAAGATGCTGGTAAAtctaataacagaaaaaaagtccaTTTCTTTCACTGGATGTGCTGctcagatgtttttcttccttggctttgGAGGCACTAACTGTATGCTTCTAACAGCAATGGGGTATGACCGATGTGTGGCTATATGTAAACCTTTACATTACAGACTCCTCATGAACGACACAGTCTGTAGTCAGCTAGTGGCCTTTGCAGTGGTGACTGGCTTTACCTTGTCCCTGATACTTACCTACTTTATATTCACATTGCCTTTCTgtggagagaaggaaattaatCACTTCTTCTGTGACATGGGTCCTGTCATTCAGGCAGCTTGCACACAGAATAATGGAATTGAGatagtaatttttattatttgtattgtgGTTGTGTTTGGCTCATTCTTATTGATTATTCTCTCGTACATTTTGATCTTCAACACCATCCTCAAGATCCCCTCTACTGAGGGGAAACGTAAAGCCTTTTCCACTTGTGCCTCCCATCTCACTGTGGTTGTGGTGCACTTTGGGTGTGCCTCCATCATCTATTTAAGGCCCAAATCCACCTATTCCCTAGAGGAGGACACTCTGATTTCTGTCACTTACACTGTGGTGACTCCCTTGCTGAACCCTGTGGTttatagcctgaggaacaaggatGTGCAGTTGGCCCTTCGGAAAAGCCTGGGACGAAAACTGTGCACATGGATGACGTAA